One Amorphoplanes digitatis genomic window carries:
- a CDS encoding ABC transporter ATP-binding protein, which translates to MATDAGRLTTELAVRVRDLHRSFNADGGVLNGLDLDIAAGEFVALIGRSGTGKSTLLRALAGLDRDVAGHGRITVPEQVSVVFQDSRLLPWKRVLDNVTFGLRGSDSADRGRQALEEVGLAGRERAWPYQLSGGEQQRAALARSLVREPQLLLADEPFGALDALTRIRMHALLRKLCEAHRPAVLLVTHDVDEAIVLADRVILLDAGVVAIDVRVELARRSRSDAEFAKLRTLLLDKLGVDEEARR; encoded by the coding sequence ATGGCGACAGACGCTGGACGGCTGACCACCGAACTCGCGGTCCGCGTCCGCGACCTGCACCGCAGCTTCAACGCGGACGGCGGGGTCCTCAACGGACTCGACCTGGACATCGCCGCCGGCGAGTTCGTCGCCCTGATCGGCCGCTCCGGCACCGGCAAGAGCACCCTGCTGCGGGCCCTCGCGGGCCTGGACCGCGACGTCGCCGGGCACGGGCGGATCACCGTACCGGAGCAGGTGTCGGTGGTCTTCCAGGACTCCCGGCTGCTGCCCTGGAAGCGGGTCCTGGACAACGTGACCTTCGGGCTGCGCGGCTCGGACTCCGCCGACCGTGGCCGGCAGGCGCTCGAGGAGGTCGGACTCGCCGGGCGGGAACGCGCGTGGCCGTACCAGTTGTCCGGGGGTGAGCAACAGCGGGCCGCGCTCGCGCGCTCGCTGGTCCGCGAACCGCAGCTGCTGCTCGCCGACGAACCGTTCGGCGCCCTGGACGCCCTGACCCGCATCCGCATGCACGCCCTGCTGCGCAAGCTGTGCGAGGCACACCGGCCGGCCGTGCTGCTTGTCACCCACGACGTCGACGAGGCCATCGTGCTCGCCGACCGGGTGATCCTGCTCGACGCCGGCGTGGTGGCCATCGACGTCCGTGTCGAGCTCGCCCGCCGGTCCCGCTCCGACGCCGAGTTCGCCAAGCTGCGCACGCTGCTGCTGGACAAGCTGGGCGTTGACGAGGAGGCCCGACGGTGA
- a CDS encoding ABC transporter permease: MTAILHTPEVKVRDRVDARVVRRRLGPGHRLRFAFWIGPVLALALWSAGSATGVIKPAVLSAPWDVAVAFEDQWVNHDLLGNILSSLQRVAIGLALGVVAGAVLAVVSGLSRIGESLVDGPIQIKRSIPTLALIPLFIAWFGIGEEMKIITIALISLVPIYIHTHNGLRSIDGRYAELAETIGINHGEFVRHVVLPGALPGFLLGMRFAVTAALLGLVVVEQYNAVAGVGHMITLAEQYGQTDVIVVGLVIYGIFGYCADSAVRLTGRKALAWRQTLDG, from the coding sequence ATGACCGCCATCCTGCACACCCCCGAGGTCAAGGTCCGCGACCGGGTCGACGCCCGGGTCGTACGCCGCCGGCTCGGCCCCGGCCACCGCCTCCGCTTCGCCTTCTGGATCGGCCCGGTCCTCGCGCTGGCACTGTGGTCGGCCGGGTCGGCGACCGGCGTCATCAAGCCGGCGGTCCTGTCCGCGCCGTGGGACGTGGCGGTCGCCTTCGAGGACCAGTGGGTCAACCACGACCTGCTCGGCAACATCCTCTCCTCGCTGCAACGCGTGGCGATCGGCCTGGCCCTCGGCGTGGTCGCCGGCGCGGTGCTCGCGGTCGTCTCCGGCCTGTCCCGGATCGGTGAGTCGCTGGTCGACGGGCCGATCCAGATCAAGCGGTCGATACCGACGCTCGCGCTGATCCCGCTGTTCATCGCCTGGTTCGGCATCGGCGAGGAGATGAAGATCATCACGATCGCGCTGATCAGCCTGGTGCCGATCTACATACACACCCACAACGGGCTGCGCTCGATCGACGGCAGGTACGCCGAGCTGGCCGAGACCATCGGCATCAACCACGGCGAGTTCGTCCGGCACGTGGTGCTGCCCGGCGCGCTGCCCGGGTTCCTGCTCGGCATGCGGTTCGCCGTCACCGCTGCGCTGCTCGGCCTCGTGGTCGTCGAGCAGTACAACGCGGTCGCCGGCGTCGGCCACATGATCACCCTGGCCGAGCAGTACGGGCAGACCGACGTGATCGTCGTCGGCCTGGTCATCTACGGGATCTTCGGCTACTGCGCGGACAGCGCGGTGCGCCTCACCGGAAGGAAGGCGCTGGCATGGCGACAGACGCTGGACGGCTGA
- a CDS encoding ABC transporter substrate-binding protein, translating to MRRTSRSTVVAVLAAAVLLAAGCAEEQAGTELELTAALPDQVPSGTVLRLGDPQIESIVGVSGQDKELAAAGVKVEWANISGGPKSIQAFRADKLDCSAVADIPSLFAAWTGTSTKIVFQSVTLDPLKYPIYKLGVAPGANVASLADLRGKKIAYSAGQAQGALVLRVLQKAGLSRKDVKLVELTSTGDSYVTALGSKAVDVAPIGAQNIKLYEAKYPGASSIGTGIRDDASTLYCLTSAVQDPQKAAALKAYVGVRTRAVLWANEHPDGYAKAFYHDHEGLSEADAKAVVEIGGIKGIPKTWDAAITRLQETADLLAKEQDHEKIDVNTLVDRRFEAVQAAAAGSQVVTGDAA from the coding sequence ATGAGACGAACCTCCCGGAGTACGGTCGTCGCCGTCCTCGCCGCAGCCGTGCTGCTCGCGGCGGGCTGCGCCGAGGAACAGGCCGGTACCGAACTCGAGCTGACGGCAGCGCTGCCGGACCAGGTGCCCAGCGGCACCGTGCTGCGCCTCGGCGACCCACAGATCGAGTCCATCGTGGGCGTCTCCGGCCAGGACAAGGAGCTCGCCGCCGCCGGGGTGAAGGTCGAGTGGGCCAACATCAGCGGCGGCCCGAAGAGCATCCAGGCGTTCCGCGCCGACAAGCTGGACTGCAGCGCCGTCGCCGACATCCCGTCGCTGTTCGCCGCGTGGACCGGCACCTCCACGAAGATCGTGTTCCAGTCGGTCACCCTCGACCCGCTGAAGTACCCGATCTACAAGCTCGGCGTCGCGCCCGGCGCGAACGTCGCGTCGCTGGCCGACCTGCGCGGAAAGAAGATCGCCTACAGCGCCGGCCAGGCACAGGGCGCACTGGTGCTGCGGGTGCTCCAGAAGGCCGGGCTGAGCAGGAAGGACGTGAAGCTGGTCGAGCTGACCAGCACCGGCGACTCCTACGTGACCGCGCTCGGCAGCAAGGCCGTCGACGTCGCGCCGATCGGCGCCCAGAACATCAAGCTCTACGAGGCCAAGTACCCGGGCGCCAGCTCGATCGGCACCGGCATCCGCGACGACGCCTCCACCCTGTACTGCCTCACCAGCGCGGTGCAGGACCCGCAGAAGGCGGCCGCGCTGAAGGCGTACGTCGGCGTGCGTACCAGGGCCGTGCTCTGGGCCAACGAGCACCCCGACGGGTACGCGAAGGCGTTCTACCACGACCACGAGGGACTCAGCGAGGCCGACGCGAAGGCGGTCGTCGAGATCGGCGGCATCAAGGGCATCCCGAAGACCTGGGACGCCGCCATCACCCGCCTCCAGGAGACCGCCGACCTGCTCGCCAAGGAGCAGGACCACGAGAAGATCGACGTGAACACCCTCGTCGACCGCCGGTTCGAAGCCGTACAGGCGGCGGCCGCCGGCTCCCAGGTGGTCACCGGTGATGCCGCATGA
- a CDS encoding flavin reductase family protein, with protein sequence MTVTVEKGSIDAALFRQVFRRHAAGVAVVTADAGRGAAGVTVTSLASLSSEPPLLSFSITGTASAWPHLRDAGTAVVHLLGAAHTQLARTFATSGIDRFGAPTRWRRLPTGEPVLDDAAAWLRISIELRHPAGGSHLVIGRIEEAGLAEHSAPLLYHDGNFHVL encoded by the coding sequence ATGACCGTCACTGTTGAAAAAGGCTCGATCGACGCCGCCCTGTTCCGTCAGGTGTTCCGTCGCCACGCCGCCGGCGTGGCCGTGGTGACCGCCGACGCCGGCCGCGGCGCCGCGGGCGTCACCGTCACGTCGCTCGCCTCGCTGTCGTCCGAGCCGCCGCTGCTGTCGTTCAGCATCACGGGCACCGCGTCGGCGTGGCCGCACCTGCGCGACGCCGGCACCGCCGTCGTGCATCTGCTGGGAGCCGCGCACACCCAGCTCGCGCGGACCTTCGCGACAAGCGGCATCGACCGGTTCGGCGCACCGACGCGCTGGCGACGGCTGCCGACCGGCGAGCCCGTCCTGGACGACGCGGCCGCCTGGCTGCGGATCTCCATCGAACTCCGCCACCCCGCCGGCGGATCGCACCTGGTCATCGGCCGGATCGAGGAGGCCGGGCTCGCCGAGCACAGCGCGCCACTGCTCTACCACGACGGCAACTTCCACGTTCTCTGA
- a CDS encoding ROK family protein: MSGPIGGRPTTRRGDLPLIESRRSRDSAGAVLRAVLDHGPIARSSVARVTRLSAASVTGVASSLLARGLIREVPEAAGPPGIGRPHVPLDIQVQGAAVIGVHIAVPRITVSLLDLRGRIIAQIQEPHGRTDPASVIAMVAARIATLRRRHSRRRILGLGLATGGWVDSSNGTIVEHPPLGWRDVRIGAALAKATGLPVRADNNSRALLRAELLFGEVAGRARESAVHLFVGNVVDVAFATGGAVHHGPRSASGAVAHLPVEGCREACSCGRVGCLQAAVSERVLVRRALATGLIDQPVISALVQAAAGGSAGALELLRNRARLVGRAAALLLDLFDPEVLVVAEAGANQLPECLATLRAEVAGWSSAAADVDRVVRPSSFPGTVLAVAGGAVALDQVYASPLDLGVRLRAS; the protein is encoded by the coding sequence GTGAGTGGGCCGATCGGCGGACGGCCGACGACCCGGCGCGGCGACCTGCCGCTGATCGAGTCGCGCCGGTCGCGCGACTCGGCCGGGGCGGTGCTGCGCGCGGTGCTCGATCACGGGCCGATCGCCCGCAGTTCGGTCGCCCGGGTGACCCGGCTGTCCGCGGCGTCGGTGACCGGTGTCGCCTCCTCCCTCCTGGCGCGCGGGCTGATCCGTGAGGTGCCGGAAGCGGCCGGGCCGCCCGGGATCGGCCGCCCGCACGTGCCGCTGGACATCCAGGTACAGGGCGCCGCCGTGATCGGGGTGCACATCGCGGTCCCACGGATCACGGTGTCGCTCCTGGACCTGCGGGGGCGGATCATCGCGCAGATCCAGGAGCCGCACGGCCGCACCGACCCGGCGAGCGTCATCGCCATGGTCGCCGCCCGGATCGCCACGCTCCGCCGCCGGCACTCGCGCCGCCGGATTCTGGGGCTGGGCCTGGCAACCGGCGGCTGGGTCGACTCCTCGAACGGGACGATCGTCGAGCATCCGCCGCTGGGCTGGCGTGACGTGCGGATCGGCGCGGCGCTGGCGAAGGCGACCGGCCTGCCGGTGCGCGCCGACAACAACTCCCGGGCGCTGCTGCGCGCCGAGCTGCTGTTCGGTGAGGTGGCCGGCCGGGCCCGGGAGAGCGCCGTGCACCTGTTCGTCGGCAACGTCGTCGACGTGGCATTCGCGACCGGCGGTGCCGTCCACCATGGACCACGGTCGGCGTCGGGAGCGGTGGCGCATCTGCCCGTCGAGGGCTGCCGGGAGGCCTGTTCGTGCGGCCGGGTCGGCTGCCTACAGGCGGCCGTCTCGGAGCGGGTGCTGGTTCGGCGGGCGCTGGCCACCGGGCTGATCGACCAGCCGGTCATCTCCGCCCTGGTGCAGGCGGCGGCCGGCGGCAGCGCCGGCGCATTGGAGCTGCTGCGGAATCGGGCCCGGCTGGTGGGCCGGGCCGCGGCGCTGCTGCTGGACCTGTTCGATCCGGAGGTGCTGGTGGTCGCCGAGGCCGGCGCCAACCAGCTGCCGGAGTGTCTGGCGACGCTGCGGGCGGAGGTGGCGGGCTGGTCGTCCGCCGCCGCCGACGTGGACCGGGTGGTGCGCCCGTCGAGCTTCCCGGGCACCGTGCTGGCGGTGGCCGGTGGGGCCGTCGCCCTGGACCAGGTGTATGCGTCTCCACTGGACCTCGGTGTGCGACTGCGCGCGTCCTGA
- the katG gene encoding catalase/peroxidase HPI: MSDNHDAIVHDPEAGATSVPSQDHEPIIHDEEAGAESRCPVAHGRAAHPTEGGGNRSWWPNQLNLKILAKNPAVANPLGEAFDYAAAFKTLDLPAVKQDIAEVLTTSQDWWPADYGHYGPFMIRMAWHSAGTYRVSDGRGGGGAGQQRFAPLNSWPDNANLDKARRLLWPVKKKYGQNLSWADLMILAGNVALESMGFQTFGFAGGRPDVWEPDQDVYWGPETTWLGDERYTGDRDLENPLAAVQMGLIYVNPEGPNGNPDPLASARDIRETFGRMAMNDEETVALIAGGHTFGKTHGAGPADNVGLEPEAASLEEQGLGWRNAFGTGKGGDTITSGLEGAWTNTPATWDNSFFDILFGYEWELTKSPAGANQWKPKGGAGAGTVPDAHDATKTHAPTMLTTDLALRLDPVYEPISRRFHENPAEFADAFARAWYKLTHRDMGPIARYLGPEVPAETLIWQDPVPAVDHELVDAADVAALKSQVLASGLTVAQLVSTAWASASTFRGSDKRGGANGARLRLEPQSGWEVNDPAELAGVLRTLEGIREAFNAAQTGGKRISLADLIVLAGSAAVEQGARNAGHTVDVPFTPGRTDATPEQTDVESFAVLEPVADGFRNYLGKGNRLPAEFLLVDKANLLTLSAPEMTVLVGGLRVLGANYQRSPVGVLTSAPGSLTNDFFVNLLDLGTQWKPTSEDATSFEGRDLATGEVRWTGSRVDLLFGSNSELRALAEVYASDDAREKFVTDFVAAWVKTMNLDRFDLR, encoded by the coding sequence ATGTCCGACAACCACGACGCCATCGTCCACGACCCGGAGGCGGGCGCCACGTCCGTGCCGTCACAGGACCACGAGCCGATCATCCACGACGAGGAGGCGGGTGCCGAGTCCCGCTGCCCGGTGGCGCACGGGCGTGCCGCGCACCCGACGGAGGGCGGCGGCAACCGCAGCTGGTGGCCGAACCAGCTCAACCTGAAGATCCTCGCCAAGAACCCCGCGGTGGCCAACCCGCTCGGCGAGGCGTTCGACTACGCCGCGGCGTTCAAGACCCTCGACCTGCCGGCCGTGAAGCAGGACATCGCCGAGGTACTGACGACCTCGCAGGACTGGTGGCCGGCCGACTACGGCCACTACGGCCCGTTCATGATCCGGATGGCGTGGCACAGCGCCGGCACCTACCGCGTCAGCGACGGCCGCGGCGGCGGCGGCGCCGGTCAGCAGCGCTTCGCGCCGCTGAACAGCTGGCCGGACAACGCCAACCTGGACAAGGCCCGCCGCCTGCTCTGGCCGGTCAAGAAGAAGTACGGCCAGAACCTCTCCTGGGCCGACCTCATGATCCTCGCCGGCAACGTGGCCCTGGAGTCGATGGGCTTCCAGACCTTCGGCTTCGCCGGCGGCCGCCCCGACGTGTGGGAGCCCGACCAGGACGTCTACTGGGGTCCCGAGACCACCTGGCTGGGCGACGAGCGTTACACCGGCGACCGGGACCTCGAGAACCCGCTCGCCGCGGTGCAGATGGGCCTCATCTACGTCAACCCGGAGGGCCCGAACGGCAACCCCGACCCGCTCGCCTCGGCCCGCGACATCCGCGAGACGTTCGGCCGGATGGCCATGAACGACGAGGAGACGGTCGCGCTCATCGCCGGCGGCCACACGTTCGGCAAGACGCACGGCGCGGGCCCGGCCGACAACGTCGGCCTCGAGCCCGAGGCCGCCTCGCTCGAGGAGCAGGGCCTGGGCTGGCGGAACGCGTTCGGCACCGGCAAGGGCGGCGACACGATCACCAGCGGCCTCGAGGGCGCCTGGACGAACACCCCCGCCACCTGGGACAACAGCTTCTTCGACATCCTCTTCGGGTACGAGTGGGAGCTGACCAAGAGCCCGGCCGGCGCGAACCAGTGGAAGCCGAAGGGCGGCGCGGGTGCCGGCACCGTCCCCGACGCGCACGACGCGACCAAGACCCACGCCCCGACGATGCTCACCACGGACCTCGCGCTGCGCCTGGACCCGGTGTACGAGCCGATCTCGCGCCGCTTCCACGAGAACCCGGCCGAGTTCGCGGACGCCTTCGCCCGCGCCTGGTACAAGCTGACCCACCGCGACATGGGCCCGATCGCCCGCTACCTCGGACCCGAGGTGCCGGCCGAGACGCTGATCTGGCAGGACCCGGTCCCGGCCGTCGACCACGAGCTGGTCGACGCCGCGGATGTGGCCGCCCTCAAGAGCCAGGTCCTCGCCTCGGGCCTGACCGTCGCCCAGCTGGTCTCCACCGCCTGGGCCTCGGCCTCGACGTTCCGCGGCAGCGACAAGCGCGGCGGCGCCAACGGCGCGCGCCTGCGCCTGGAGCCGCAGAGCGGGTGGGAGGTCAACGACCCGGCCGAGCTGGCCGGCGTCCTGCGCACCCTGGAGGGCATCCGGGAGGCGTTCAACGCCGCGCAGACCGGCGGGAAGCGGATCTCGCTCGCCGACCTGATCGTGCTCGCCGGCTCCGCGGCCGTCGAGCAGGGCGCCCGCAACGCCGGCCACACGGTCGACGTGCCGTTCACCCCGGGCCGCACCGACGCGACGCCGGAGCAGACCGACGTCGAGTCCTTCGCCGTGCTCGAGCCGGTCGCGGACGGGTTCCGCAACTACCTCGGCAAGGGCAACCGGCTGCCGGCCGAGTTCCTGCTTGTCGACAAGGCGAACCTGCTCACCCTGAGCGCGCCGGAGATGACCGTGCTCGTCGGCGGTCTCCGCGTCCTCGGCGCGAACTACCAGCGGTCGCCGGTCGGCGTCCTCACCTCCGCACCCGGGTCGCTGACCAACGACTTCTTCGTGAACCTGCTCGACCTGGGTACACAGTGGAAGCCGACCTCCGAGGACGCGACCAGCTTCGAGGGCCGCGACCTCGCCACCGGCGAGGTCCGGTGGACCGGCAGCCGGGTCGACCTGCTGTTCGGCTCGAACTCGGAGCTGCGCGCCCTGGCCGAGGTCTACGCCAGCGACGACGCCCGCGAGAAGTTCGTCACCGACTTCGTCGCGGCCTGGGTCAAGACGATGAACCTGGACCGCTTCGACCTCCGCTGA
- a CDS encoding Fur family transcriptional regulator: MDFQQLLRGAALRVTRPRVAVLSAVHTHPHADTDSIIGAVRRDLPEVSHQAVYNTLHALTAARLVRRIQPSGSVARYEARVGDNHHHIVCRSCGLIADVDCTVGDAPCLEAADDSGFSIDEAEVVFWGLCPACS, from the coding sequence GTGGACTTCCAGCAGCTGCTGCGTGGGGCCGCGTTGCGGGTGACCCGGCCTCGGGTCGCGGTGCTGAGCGCGGTGCACACGCACCCGCACGCCGACACGGACTCGATCATCGGGGCGGTCCGCCGGGACCTGCCCGAGGTCTCACACCAGGCGGTCTACAACACGCTGCACGCGCTGACGGCCGCCCGGCTGGTGCGGCGCATCCAGCCGTCCGGCTCCGTCGCCCGTTACGAGGCCCGGGTCGGCGACAACCACCACCACATCGTGTGCCGCTCGTGCGGCCTCATCGCCGACGTCGACTGCACCGTCGGCGACGCGCCCTGCCTGGAGGCCGCCGACGACAGCGGCTTCTCGATCGACGAGGCGGAGGTCGTCTTCTGGGGCCTGTGCCCCGCCTGCTCCTGA